A single window of Acetohalobium arabaticum DSM 5501 DNA harbors:
- the rnpA gene encoding ribonuclease P protein component has product MDNKDESFPKSERLTKTHQFQQVYNHGYSIANNLIVMYMLKKKQKQRRIGFSVSKKIGNAVVRNRIKRILKEIYRRNKNKLITNIDLVLIGRKRISDSSYQEIKRAVFDLFEQAKII; this is encoded by the coding sequence ATGGATAATAAAGATGAGTCCTTTCCCAAAAGTGAAAGGCTAACAAAGACTCATCAATTTCAACAAGTTTATAATCACGGCTACTCAATTGCTAATAATTTAATAGTTATGTATATGTTAAAAAAGAAACAGAAACAGAGAAGAATTGGTTTTTCGGTCAGTAAAAAAATTGGAAATGCTGTTGTAAGAAATAGAATTAAGAGAATTTTAAAGGAAATTTATCGTCGTAATAAGAATAAATTAATTACTAATATAGATTTAGTGCTTATTGGCCGCAAGAGAATTAGTGATTCTTCTTATCAAGAAATAAAGAGGGCTGTATTTGATCTTTTTGAACAAGCTAAAATTATATAA